The following proteins are co-located in the Halictus rubicundus isolate RS-2024b chromosome 1, iyHalRubi1_principal, whole genome shotgun sequence genome:
- the LOC143353287 gene encoding uncharacterized protein LOC143353287 isoform X2, translating into MPEASGSGVTDESDYSTFENKTGLAEDMKFLARMPELCDVTFLVGDTREPVCAVKAVLAARSRVFHKMLYQAPSPQRKKEPPTRENKIRMFLKRSSEPLLNLQNAAQQPNQHPTIIIEEFEPDVFRQVIEYIHTGCIMLQPRTLLGVMNAADYYGLNQLRSACAGFVQCCITVDTVCSLLASAERYIQYKCTKSLVQKVLEFVIEHGNEVLNLGSFTLLPQHVVLLILAREELRADEFTKFQAALMWSKKFCDSNQSATLKEVMANFLEYIQFHKIPTNVLMKEIHPLDLVPPGIIMNALAYQADPSSVDPDKHSPHRVIRQDRGMSCTSSPDQYDSKTTLSSSGSDAGSDQKQHSGKNSTAEQESIGEQSQPQTHHHHHHQQHQPRQETKSPKQQEEEDLQKQIEQRIQLQLLRQEQELKRQIEEAKMHEREEELKRQLMDEDKEKDGESRYDEKETKKQQEKRKKSKKSKKELKKEQKKKEQDEAKELKRQQEEEELLNKLEAEITKKQKQEEEFMKARQREEDLMKSKQREEELERSRQREEESKRQKEQDIQQREQSEKMKQKEGEEKQQDLAPKTPENELALQEQKERLSEVQSTSQDEQSKKVTELKELSQQEKEEQQRMRKDMRLQLQLQDLKVHSAVQQQIDLQKQDDALMRQIQEKRREEELESQDFQLLQLYLEGRKPESEKIREERQARDQQRKEKKKKEDRVKVRVKNPETQKQAQQEQPQEQPIVAPRDEVSGFYIRLVVTQGGGRNLVWLFKTHMF; encoded by the exons ATGCCGGAGGCTTCGGGGTCGGGGGTGACCGACGAGTCAGATTATTCGACTTTCGAGAATAAGACCGGCTTGGCTGAAGACATGAAGTTTCTGGCTCGAATGCCGGAACTCTGCGACGTCACCTTCCTCGTCGGTGACACCAGAGAACCAGTATGCGCTGTCAAGGCTGTCTTAGCGGCAAGAAGTAG ggtgtttcacaaaatgcTGTACCAAGCGCCGAGTCCTCAGCGCAAGAAAGAGCCGCCAACGCGCGAGAATAAGATCCGCATGTTTCTGAAGAGAAGCTCGGAGCCGCTGTTGAATCTGCAGAATGCGGCGCAACAG CCGAATCAACATCCAACTATAATCATCGAGGAATTCGAGCCGGACGTGTTTCGCCAAGTGATAGAATACATTCACACCGGCTGCATCATGCTACAGCCTAGAACGTTGTTAG GAGTAATGAACGCTGCGGATTACTATGGCTTGAACCAGTTGAGAAGTGCCTGCGCTGGATTTGTTCAATGTTGTATAACAGTGGACACTGTGTGTTCTTTATTAGCATCAGCCGAACGATACATTCAGTACAAATGCACTAAGTCCTTGGTACAAAAG GTGCTGGAATTCGTCATCGAACATGGCAACGAAGTGTTGAACTTAGGATCTTTCACTTTGCTCCCTCAACACGTAGTCCTGTTGATCCTGGCGAGAGAGGAACTGCGAGCTGACGAGTTTACCAAGTTCCAA GCGGCCTTGATGTGGAGCAAAAAGTTCTGCGACAGTAACCAGAGCGCAACCCTGAAGGAGGTGATGGCCAACTTCCTGGAGTACATTCAGTTCCATAAAATcccgacgaacgtgttaatgaaaGAGATCCACCCGTTAGATCTGGTGCCGCCTGGGATCATCATGAACGCGCTGGCCTATCAG GCAGACCCGAGCAGTGTCGACCCGGATAAACACTCCCCCCACAGAGTGATTCGTCAAGACCGCGGGATGTCGTGCACGTCCTCGCCGGACCAGTACGATAGCAAGACGACATTGAGCTCGAGTGGTTCCGACGCCGGCTCCGATCAGAAGCAGCATTCAG GTAAAAACAGCACAGCCGAGCAGGAATCGATCGGCGAGCAGTCGCAGCCGCAGACACACCATCACCATCACCATCAACAACACCAGCCGCGGCAGGAGACGAAATCGCCGAAGCAACAGGAGGAGGAAGACCTGCAGAAGCAAATCGAGCAGAGGATACAGCTGCAGCTGCTCAGGCAGGAGCAAGAGCTGAAACGGCAGATCGAGGAAGCGAAGATGCACGAGAGAGAGGAGGAGCTGAAGAGGCAGCTGATGGACGAGGACAAGGAAAAAGATGGCGAGTCGAGGTACGATGAGAAGGAGACGAAGAAGCAGCAAGAGAAACGGAAGAAAAGCAAGAAATCGAAAAAAGAACTGAAGAAGgagcagaagaagaaggagcAAGATGAAGCGAAGGAGCTAAAGAGGcagcaggaggaggaggaactTTTGAACAAGCTGGAGGCGGAAATAACGAAAAAACAGAAGCAAGAGGAGGAGTTCATGAAGGCCAGACAACGAGAGGAGGACTTGATGAAATCGAAACAGAGAGAGGAAGAACTCGAACGGTCCAGACAGAGGGAAGAAGAATCGAAGAGACAGAAAGAACAGGACATCCAACAACGAGAACAATCGGAGAAAATGAAACAGAAGGAAGGAGAGGAGAAACAACAGGATCTCGCGCCGAAGACTCCAGAAAACGAACTAGCTCTACAAGAGCAAAAGGAACGCCTATCAGAGGTACAGAGTACGTCGCAGGATGAACAGAGTAAGAAGGTCACAGAGCTGAAGGAACTGAGTCAACAGGAAAAAGAGGAGCAGCAAAGGATGCGGAAGGACATGCGCctgcagttgcagttgcaggACCTGAAGGTGCACTCGGCTGTGCAGCAACAGATAGATTTGCAGAAGCAGGACGACGCATTGATGAGGCAGATACAAGAGAAGAGAAGGGAGGAGGAGCTAGAATCTCAGGACTTCCAGCTGTTGCAGTTGTATCTCGAAGGCCGAAAGCCCGAATCCGAGAAGATACGCGAGGAAAGACAGGCAAGGGATCAGCAgcgaaaagagaagaagaaaaaggaggatagggtaaaggtaCGAGTGAAAAATCCGGAAACGCAGAAACAGGCTCAACAGGAACAGCCGCAGGAGCAACCGATCGTTGCTCCCAGGGACGAAGTCAGCGGCTTCTATATACGATTGGTGGTAACACAAGGGGGCGGCAGGAATTTGGTTTGGCTCTTCAAGACACACATGTTCTGA
- the LOC143353287 gene encoding uncharacterized protein LOC143353287 isoform X1 → MPEASGSGVTDESDYSTFENKTGLAEDMKFLARMPELCDVTFLVGDTREPVCAVKAVLAARSRVFHKMLYQAPSPQRKKEPPTRENKIRMFLKRSSEPLLNLQNAAQQRSGFTQQLAPIQEPNQHPTIIIEEFEPDVFRQVIEYIHTGCIMLQPRTLLGVMNAADYYGLNQLRSACAGFVQCCITVDTVCSLLASAERYIQYKCTKSLVQKVLEFVIEHGNEVLNLGSFTLLPQHVVLLILAREELRADEFTKFQAALMWSKKFCDSNQSATLKEVMANFLEYIQFHKIPTNVLMKEIHPLDLVPPGIIMNALAYQADPSSVDPDKHSPHRVIRQDRGMSCTSSPDQYDSKTTLSSSGSDAGSDQKQHSGKNSTAEQESIGEQSQPQTHHHHHHQQHQPRQETKSPKQQEEEDLQKQIEQRIQLQLLRQEQELKRQIEEAKMHEREEELKRQLMDEDKEKDGESRYDEKETKKQQEKRKKSKKSKKELKKEQKKKEQDEAKELKRQQEEEELLNKLEAEITKKQKQEEEFMKARQREEDLMKSKQREEELERSRQREEESKRQKEQDIQQREQSEKMKQKEGEEKQQDLAPKTPENELALQEQKERLSEVQSTSQDEQSKKVTELKELSQQEKEEQQRMRKDMRLQLQLQDLKVHSAVQQQIDLQKQDDALMRQIQEKRREEELESQDFQLLQLYLEGRKPESEKIREERQARDQQRKEKKKKEDRVKVRVKNPETQKQAQQEQPQEQPIVAPRDEVSGFYIRLVVTQGGGRNLVWLFKTHMF, encoded by the exons ATGCCGGAGGCTTCGGGGTCGGGGGTGACCGACGAGTCAGATTATTCGACTTTCGAGAATAAGACCGGCTTGGCTGAAGACATGAAGTTTCTGGCTCGAATGCCGGAACTCTGCGACGTCACCTTCCTCGTCGGTGACACCAGAGAACCAGTATGCGCTGTCAAGGCTGTCTTAGCGGCAAGAAGTAG ggtgtttcacaaaatgcTGTACCAAGCGCCGAGTCCTCAGCGCAAGAAAGAGCCGCCAACGCGCGAGAATAAGATCCGCATGTTTCTGAAGAGAAGCTCGGAGCCGCTGTTGAATCTGCAGAATGCGGCGCAACAG CGGTCAGGGTTCACGCAGCAGTTGGCTCCCATTCAAGAG CCGAATCAACATCCAACTATAATCATCGAGGAATTCGAGCCGGACGTGTTTCGCCAAGTGATAGAATACATTCACACCGGCTGCATCATGCTACAGCCTAGAACGTTGTTAG GAGTAATGAACGCTGCGGATTACTATGGCTTGAACCAGTTGAGAAGTGCCTGCGCTGGATTTGTTCAATGTTGTATAACAGTGGACACTGTGTGTTCTTTATTAGCATCAGCCGAACGATACATTCAGTACAAATGCACTAAGTCCTTGGTACAAAAG GTGCTGGAATTCGTCATCGAACATGGCAACGAAGTGTTGAACTTAGGATCTTTCACTTTGCTCCCTCAACACGTAGTCCTGTTGATCCTGGCGAGAGAGGAACTGCGAGCTGACGAGTTTACCAAGTTCCAA GCGGCCTTGATGTGGAGCAAAAAGTTCTGCGACAGTAACCAGAGCGCAACCCTGAAGGAGGTGATGGCCAACTTCCTGGAGTACATTCAGTTCCATAAAATcccgacgaacgtgttaatgaaaGAGATCCACCCGTTAGATCTGGTGCCGCCTGGGATCATCATGAACGCGCTGGCCTATCAG GCAGACCCGAGCAGTGTCGACCCGGATAAACACTCCCCCCACAGAGTGATTCGTCAAGACCGCGGGATGTCGTGCACGTCCTCGCCGGACCAGTACGATAGCAAGACGACATTGAGCTCGAGTGGTTCCGACGCCGGCTCCGATCAGAAGCAGCATTCAG GTAAAAACAGCACAGCCGAGCAGGAATCGATCGGCGAGCAGTCGCAGCCGCAGACACACCATCACCATCACCATCAACAACACCAGCCGCGGCAGGAGACGAAATCGCCGAAGCAACAGGAGGAGGAAGACCTGCAGAAGCAAATCGAGCAGAGGATACAGCTGCAGCTGCTCAGGCAGGAGCAAGAGCTGAAACGGCAGATCGAGGAAGCGAAGATGCACGAGAGAGAGGAGGAGCTGAAGAGGCAGCTGATGGACGAGGACAAGGAAAAAGATGGCGAGTCGAGGTACGATGAGAAGGAGACGAAGAAGCAGCAAGAGAAACGGAAGAAAAGCAAGAAATCGAAAAAAGAACTGAAGAAGgagcagaagaagaaggagcAAGATGAAGCGAAGGAGCTAAAGAGGcagcaggaggaggaggaactTTTGAACAAGCTGGAGGCGGAAATAACGAAAAAACAGAAGCAAGAGGAGGAGTTCATGAAGGCCAGACAACGAGAGGAGGACTTGATGAAATCGAAACAGAGAGAGGAAGAACTCGAACGGTCCAGACAGAGGGAAGAAGAATCGAAGAGACAGAAAGAACAGGACATCCAACAACGAGAACAATCGGAGAAAATGAAACAGAAGGAAGGAGAGGAGAAACAACAGGATCTCGCGCCGAAGACTCCAGAAAACGAACTAGCTCTACAAGAGCAAAAGGAACGCCTATCAGAGGTACAGAGTACGTCGCAGGATGAACAGAGTAAGAAGGTCACAGAGCTGAAGGAACTGAGTCAACAGGAAAAAGAGGAGCAGCAAAGGATGCGGAAGGACATGCGCctgcagttgcagttgcaggACCTGAAGGTGCACTCGGCTGTGCAGCAACAGATAGATTTGCAGAAGCAGGACGACGCATTGATGAGGCAGATACAAGAGAAGAGAAGGGAGGAGGAGCTAGAATCTCAGGACTTCCAGCTGTTGCAGTTGTATCTCGAAGGCCGAAAGCCCGAATCCGAGAAGATACGCGAGGAAAGACAGGCAAGGGATCAGCAgcgaaaagagaagaagaaaaaggaggatagggtaaaggtaCGAGTGAAAAATCCGGAAACGCAGAAACAGGCTCAACAGGAACAGCCGCAGGAGCAACCGATCGTTGCTCCCAGGGACGAAGTCAGCGGCTTCTATATACGATTGGTGGTAACACAAGGGGGCGGCAGGAATTTGGTTTGGCTCTTCAAGACACACATGTTCTGA